In Hydrogenimonas thermophila, the genomic window TATGATGATTATGTAAAGTGGGAAGGGGATTGGGAGCTGATATTTGGAACAGCTTTTGCGATGGCTCCGGCACCTGTAAAAAAGCATCAAAATCTAAATGTAAAAATTACTACTCAATTAGAAGAGTATTTTGAAGAGTGTAGTAGATGTGAAGTTTTGATTGAAGAGGATTATAAAATAAGTGATGATACTGTCTTAAGACCTGATATTGCAGTGGTTTGTGATGATTTGAATGAAACCTATATCTCAAAAGCTCCAGAGATTGTTGTGGAGATTTTAAGTCCTTCTACAGCAAGAAGAGATGAAAAAGTAAAGTTTGATCTATATGAGTTTGAAAAGGTAAAATATTATATATTAGTCTATCCAGATGATCTAAAAGCAAAAGTTTTCAAGCATAATGGAGATAGGTTCATAAAAGAGGGTGATTTTTTTGATGAGGTCTATGAGTTTAAGGATTTAAAGTGCAAAGCAAAGATAGATTTTAATAGAGTATTTAGGAAGTATAGAAAAAATGATTAAGAGATACCCAACTAAAAAGATTTATGTAGGAAATGTAGCTGTCGGTGGTGATGCACCAATATCGGTGCAGTCTATGACCTATTCACGTACTGCAGATGTTGCTGCTACTGTGGAGCAGATTAACCGTCTTCATTTTGCTGGAGCAGACATCGTTCGTGTGGCAGTGCCTGATTATGAAGATGCTGAGGCACTTAAAGAGATACGTGCACAAACCTCTTTGCCACTGGTGGCAGATATACATTTTAACTATCGTTTGGCATTGATTGCTGCTGAGAGTGTTGACTGTATTCGTATAAACCCTGGAAATATTGGTGAAAAATCTCGTGTCAAAGAGGTTGTAAAAGCTTGTCAAGAGAGAAATATTCCGATTAGAATCGGCGTTAATTGCGGAAGTTTGGAAAAAGAGTTTGAAGATAAGTATGGTCAAACAGCCAAAGGGATGGTAGAGTCGGCTCTTTATAACATCAAATTTTTAGAAGATCTAGGCTTTACAGATATCAAAGTTTCACTAAAAGCTAGTGATGTTGAACGAACGGTTGAAGCCTATAGAACCCTTAGACCTCTAGTTGATTATCCATTTCATTTAGGGGTTACAGAAGCTGGTACTGTATTTCACGCAACAATCAAGAGTGCCATAGGTTTAGGAACTTTACTGCTTGAAGGAATAGGAGATACACTTCGAGTCTCAATTACTGGTGAACTTGAAAAAGAGATTGAAGTAGGGCGTGCTATTCTTAAAGATAGTGGAGCTGCAAAAGAGGGGCTTAACATTATCTCCTGTCCTACCTGTGGGCGTATAGAAGCTGACCTTGTAAAAGCAGTAGCAGAAGTAGAAGAGAAAACCAAACATATAAAAACACCGTTAAATGTATCTGTAATGGGATGCGTAGTCAATGCCATCGGTGAAGCAAAAAGTGCAGATGTGGCAATAGCTTACGGCAAAGGAAGCGGTCTTGTGATGGTTAAAGGTGAAGTAGTTGCAAAACTGCCTGAAGATAAGCTGGTTGACCGCTTTTTACAAGAGGTAGAAAATATGGCTAAAGAAATGGAGTAATCAGTGGAAGAACATCTCTATAACTTAAATATTGAGCGTGCAGTTTTAAGTACAATCATATTTGATCCTGTGCAGTATGAAGAGATTGCCGCACAGCTGAAACCAGAAGATTTTTACCATCCTTTTCATCAGCACCTTTTTATGGCTATGGAGGAACTCTTTAGAAGTGATCAGCCTATTGATGAAGAGTTTCTTAGAGAAAAACTGACTCAAAAGAATCAATTTGATGAGGTTGCTTTTTTAGATATTTTAAGTGCCAATCCACTCTCAAATACCAATGCTTACATAAAAGAGATCAAGGCAAAAGCACAAAAACGAGCACTTGTTACGTTAGCAACAGAGATTAAAAAACTGACGATTGAAGATGATTTGCCTGCTGTTGATGTAATGGATGCAGTAGAACAAAAGCTTTATGCCATCACTTCTGAAAGCTCTACACAGGATTTCCGTGAAAGCCGAGAGATGGCACTTAG contains:
- a CDS encoding Uma2 family endonuclease, producing the protein MTNLAYTEHYTYDDYVKWEGDWELIFGTAFAMAPAPVKKHQNLNVKITTQLEEYFEECSRCEVLIEEDYKISDDTVLRPDIAVVCDDLNETYISKAPEIVVEILSPSTARRDEKVKFDLYEFEKVKYYILVYPDDLKAKVFKHNGDRFIKEGDFFDEVYEFKDLKCKAKIDFNRVFRKYRKND
- the ispG gene encoding flavodoxin-dependent (E)-4-hydroxy-3-methylbut-2-enyl-diphosphate synthase; the encoded protein is MIKRYPTKKIYVGNVAVGGDAPISVQSMTYSRTADVAATVEQINRLHFAGADIVRVAVPDYEDAEALKEIRAQTSLPLVADIHFNYRLALIAAESVDCIRINPGNIGEKSRVKEVVKACQERNIPIRIGVNCGSLEKEFEDKYGQTAKGMVESALYNIKFLEDLGFTDIKVSLKASDVERTVEAYRTLRPLVDYPFHLGVTEAGTVFHATIKSAIGLGTLLLEGIGDTLRVSITGELEKEIEVGRAILKDSGAAKEGLNIISCPTCGRIEADLVKAVAEVEEKTKHIKTPLNVSVMGCVVNAIGEAKSADVAIAYGKGSGLVMVKGEVVAKLPEDKLVDRFLQEVENMAKEME